The genomic region GATTCCAAACTCCAGTACCTATAAATACAGCCTTATACCCATCTGCAAACAATCTATCTAAGGTAACTACTGGACCTATTAAAGTATTAGGCCTTATACTTACACCTAGCTCAGAAAGTCTTTCTTCATAAGTATCAATTATATCTTTTGGTAATCTAAATTTAGGAATTCCATATCTTAATACTCCACCAAGCTTTGGATTCGCATCAAAAATAGTAACTCTATATCCTTTTTGAGCTAATATAAAAGCTACTGTAATCCCTGCCGGTCCTCCTCCTACAACTGCTACCATTTTATCAATATCAGTTTCTTTTTCAAACTTTGCATTTTCAATATAAACTTTTGATACATATGCTTCTATTTCACAGAACCTTACTGGCTCAGATTTTATTCCTCTTATACAATTTCCTTTACATTGATCATCATGAGGGCATACAATTCCACAAACCTGAGTTAATGGATTATTCTTAAATAATATCTCACCAGCTTCAGCCATTTTTCCTTCTTTAAACAAAGCTATTACCTCAGGTATAGGTGTATCAATTGGACAATGCTCTCTGCATCTTGGTTTTTTGCACATTAAACATCTATCCGCTTCTAATAATAGTTCTTTCATAATAATAATCCTCCTTATTACTCTATAACTATATTATACATTTTTAATGTGCAAAATAAATACCTCTTAAAGATTATTTTCTAAAAATGGATAAACTTCTTTCTAATATTCCACTTAAATGGGCTAATAGTATTCCATAATTAGTAATAGGAATATTTTTTTCTTTAGCAACCTTAACTCTATTCACAACTGTTTTTCTGTTAATCATACATGCCCCACAATGAATTATTAAATCATATTTTTCTATATCTTCAGGAAAATCATGAAAAATAGCATATTCATAATTTAGTTTATAGCCTACATAATTATTTAGTAATTTGGGGATTTTTACCCTTCCTATATCCTCATGAGATACATTATGAGTACAGCTTTCTGCAACTAATATTTTAGAATCTTTAGTTAAATTTTTAATTGATATAGCCCCTTTTACAAATTCATCAAAATCGCCCTTTTGTCTTGCAAACAACATTGAAAAACTTGTTAATTTAATATCTTTTGGAACTATTTTATCTACTTCTTTGAAGGCTTGAGAATCTGTAACCACAAGATCTACATCTTTTAAATCTTCTAAGGCACTAGAAAGCTCCGTATCCCTAACAACATAACTCTTTATTCCATGATCTAAGCAATCCCTTATACATTGAACTTGAGGCAATATTATTCTGCCCTTAGGTGCTTCAGAATCTATAGGTACTACCATAATTACATTGCTGTTATATGGTAACAAATCTCCTAAAAGAGGAAGTTCTTCTTCCCCCTCTTTTAAAATATTAATAATTTTATTTCTAAGTTCTTCTATTCCCTCCCCTGTATAAGAGGATACAAAGATTGCTTCTTCAAATACCTTCTTAGCCTTTTCTAGATCATCATTCTTAGCTTCATCGACTTTATTTATGACAATTATAAAAGGAATATTATATTTTTTAAAATGTATTTTTGCTTCTTTAAATGCTTCTATATCTATATCTTTTATATCAAACATATAAATAGCCAAATCTGTTCTTTTTATAATATCTAAGGTCTTTTTAATTCTAAATTCTCCAAGGTCACTATTATCCCCAAAACCAGCAGTATCTATCATTAATACTGGTCCTACTGGAATAAGCTCCATTGCTTTTTGAACTGGATCTGTAGTAGTTCCTTTTTTTTCAGATACTAAAGATATATCTTGTCCTAAAAATCTATTAATTAATGAGGATTTACCTGCATTTGTTTTTCCATAAACAGCTATATGTTTTCTATTTGCATTTGGCGTAGAATTCATTTTCTCTCTCCCTTTTTATAAATATAAATCTCTTTCTCCTGATTTTAACTTTTCTAAATTCTGCTTAAGGGCTTTTTTAATATCTTCTCTCTTAATTTTTTCCATTTCTGTATTTATAACTTTTTCTGCCTTTTCTAATATTTCCTTGTCACCATAATCTATAGCAAATTCTAATAAGGTAGTCATGGCATTAGGTTCGCACATATTCTGAATTTCACCAGACTTTGCAAGCTTCATAAATTTTTCCCCAGTTCTTCCTCTTCTATAGCAAGCTGTGCAATAGCTAGGTATATATCCGTCATCTAATACAGATTTAATAACTTCTTTTGGGGTTCTTTCATCTGATAATTCAAATTGAGCTATATCTGCCCCATGTTCTTCTCTTTCTTTATAACCACCAACACCAGTACTTGATCCTGCACTAATTTGGGATACCCCATATTTTAATAATTCCCTTCTCATTTCTGCTGTTTCTCTTGTTGACATTATAATTCCTGTAAATGGTACTGCAATTCTGATTATAGCAACTAATTTTTTAAACATTTCATCATCAACTAAATAAGGGAATTGCTTTAAAGTCATTCCTTCAGCCTTTTTAAGTCTTGGCATAGAAATAGTATGGAAACCTACTCCAAATCTGTCTTCTAAGTGTTTATTATGCATCATAAGTCCTAGAACTTCGAATTTAGGATCAGCCAGGCCAAATAATACCCCTCCACCAACATCATCTATTCCAGCCTTCATTGCTCTATCAAAGGCAGTTAAATGGTAGTTATAATCACCTTTTATTGAATGTGGATGCATTTTTTCATAAGTTGGTTTGTGATATGTTTCTTGGAATAGTATATAAGTTCCTATTTTAGCTTCCTTTAACATTTTATATTCTTCTTCTGTAGTAGCAGCAATATTTACATTTACTCTTCTTATTTCCCCATTATCACTTTGGGTTTTATAGATTTTATCTAAACATTCTAGAACATATTCAATTGGCGCATTTTCTGGGTCTTCTCCTAGTTCTAAAGCAAGTCTCTTATGTCCCATCCTTTCAAGAATTCTTACTTCTTC from Clostridium isatidis harbors:
- the hydF gene encoding [FeFe] hydrogenase H-cluster maturation GTPase HydF — translated: MNSTPNANRKHIAVYGKTNAGKSSLINRFLGQDISLVSEKKGTTTDPVQKAMELIPVGPVLMIDTAGFGDNSDLGEFRIKKTLDIIKRTDLAIYMFDIKDIDIEAFKEAKIHFKKYNIPFIIVINKVDEAKNDDLEKAKKVFEEAIFVSSYTGEGIEELRNKIINILKEGEEELPLLGDLLPYNSNVIMVVPIDSEAPKGRIILPQVQCIRDCLDHGIKSYVVRDTELSSALEDLKDVDLVVTDSQAFKEVDKIVPKDIKLTSFSMLFARQKGDFDEFVKGAISIKNLTKDSKILVAESCTHNVSHEDIGRVKIPKLLNNYVGYKLNYEYAIFHDFPEDIEKYDLIIHCGACMINRKTVVNRVKVAKEKNIPITNYGILLAHLSGILERSLSIFRK
- the hydG gene encoding [FeFe] hydrogenase H-cluster radical SAM maturase HydG, which gives rise to MFIDHEYIERILEEAKNASRKDILNVLERAKKREGLSYEDIAILLQAEEKEDLDEIFKLAGEIKESIYGKRIVIFAPLYVSDYCVNNCAYCGYKRNNKFPRRKLTMEEVAEEVRILERMGHKRLALELGEDPENAPIEYVLECLDKIYKTQSDNGEIRRVNVNIAATTEEEYKMLKEAKIGTYILFQETYHKPTYEKMHPHSIKGDYNYHLTAFDRAMKAGIDDVGGGVLFGLADPKFEVLGLMMHNKHLEDRFGVGFHTISMPRLKKAEGMTLKQFPYLVDDEMFKKLVAIIRIAVPFTGIIMSTRETAEMRRELLKYGVSQISAGSSTGVGGYKEREEHGADIAQFELSDERTPKEVIKSVLDDGYIPSYCTACYRRGRTGEKFMKLAKSGEIQNMCEPNAMTTLLEFAIDYGDKEILEKAEKVINTEMEKIKREDIKKALKQNLEKLKSGERDLYL
- a CDS encoding NAD(P)-dependent oxidoreductase; the protein is MKELLLEADRCLMCKKPRCREHCPIDTPIPEVIALFKEGKMAEAGEILFKNNPLTQVCGIVCPHDDQCKGNCIRGIKSEPVRFCEIEAYVSKVYIENAKFEKETDIDKMVAVVGGGPAGITVAFILAQKGYRVTIFDANPKLGGVLRYGIPKFRLPKDIIDTYEERLSELGVSIRPNTLIGPVVTLDRLFADGYKAVFIGTGVWNPRVLNIKGESLGNVHYAIDYLKTPETYRIGERVIVIGAGDVGMDAARTAKRNGAKDVRILHLKGMDEITATKSELEGALEDGVKIETYKAPMELTLKGVKYRETKSGTGEDVKEGFLECDTIIIAISQAPKNNIVANTTGLETDDRGHILADEEGRTTREGVFSAGDVVIGAATVVKAVAKSKLVAEAMDNYLKSIE